Genomic segment of Apium graveolens cultivar Ventura chromosome 7, ASM990537v1, whole genome shotgun sequence:
AATGGCTTTCTATCTAAACGATAGTCTGGTAACATGGGTTTCTCAAAAACAGAAATGCGTAACTCTTAGTTCGTGTGAGGCTGAGTTTATGGCAGCGACTGCTGCAGCGTGTCAGGCTatttggttgaagaatctgtTATCAAAAATCACAGGCGAGCTTCGGTCCGGtaacaatatatataataaatcaGCCAATGATCTAGCCAAGAATCCGGTTTTTCACGGTAGGAGCAATCATATAGATATACgctatcattttattagagagtgTGTGGAGAAGGGAGAAATCGAAGTGAAGCATATCTGTTCAGAGAAGCAACGTGCAGATGTTTTGACAAAGTCTCTTGCAGCGTTCAAATTCGAGAAAATGCGGAACCTTATGGGTGTGAAGAATCTgtcttaacaagttcagattaCGGGGGAATATGTTGGAACTTTTAATCTAAACTTGTATTTATTCGTTGGTGTTTAGTTTTATTACCG
This window contains:
- the LOC141671644 gene encoding secreted RxLR effector protein 161-like, yielding MDPKKVITKDQGGKEVDATFYKSLIGGLRYLVHIRPDIAYSVGIISRFMEKPTSMHLNAAKHVLRYVKGTLNYGLVYTKDSGNNILTGYTDIDLAGNVVDRKSTGGMAFYLNDSLVTWVSQKQKCVTLSSCEAEFMAATAAACQAIWLKNLLSKITGELRSGNNIYNKSANDLAKNPVFHGRSNHIDIRYHFIRECVEKGEIEVKHICSEKQRADVLTKSLAAFKFEKMRNLMGVKNLS